In one window of Gossypium hirsutum isolate 1008001.06 chromosome A01, Gossypium_hirsutum_v2.1, whole genome shotgun sequence DNA:
- the LOC107905279 gene encoding interactor of constitutive active ROPs 2, chloroplastic isoform X2, translating to MQTPKASRTSSVVVPQKKSPMTPQTARQLKIPGANLGSVSSPNTASKASKDQSPKVTERKALKSSVSENGLSRVAELEAQLDQLQGELKKTKDQLTASESWKRLALQEAEEAKKEVSIMSAKLEESERQLMEISASEDDRVEELRKISKDRDRAWQSELEAVQKQHSMDSAALVSAMNEIQKLKVQLKKVYESESIQTKLAESAHAEIQNMKIELTETLSLVEKLKSELTDCRESEARGLELVSETRMQFEVANKTIEKLRSDATKETEAYNMLLLELEQSKGRVKSLEGLVSKLQVELVGNGCIKDPEQQNEENEEIKRVKTELNFAKLEISQLRSALDEAEVRYQEEYIKSTLQIRSAYEQVECIKSGSSQKEAKLEAELTRTKANVEELRSQNEGLRESELAAELKKLEFDLKELKDNLTVKETELNTITGQNKMLKREIESKTKSDEPVVVLLEASKAAERAALMKVGYLTEETDKSNRRAARLTEELESAQAANTEMEAELKRLKVQANQWRKAAEAATAMLSNNGKYSDKTIPFDITIGSPKWENIDDDDNDDSSKKKNNMLRKIGVLWKKGQK from the exons ATGCAAACGCCGAAAGCAAG TAGAACAAGCTCGGTGGTAGTGCCTCAGAAAAAATCTCCTATGACACCACAGACTGCTCGACAGTTGAAGATACCCGGAGCCAATTTGGGTTCTGTTTCGTCACCAAATACGGCAAGTAAGGCATCAAAAGACCAAAGTCCTAAGGTTACCGAGCGTAAAGCATTGAAAAGTTCGGTGTCTGAG AATGGACTGAGCCGAGTGGCGGAACTTGAAGCACAGCTCGATCAACTCCAAGGTGAGTTGAAGAAGACGAAGGATCAACTAACTGCATCTGAGTCATGGAAGAGGTTGGCCTTACAGGAGGCTGAGGAGGCGAAGAAAGAGGTATCGATAATGTCAGCTAAGCTCGAAGAATCTGAACGACAATTGATGGAAATTTCTGCTTCTGAGGATGACCGAGTGGAAGAACTCCGTAAAATATCGAAAGATCGAGATAGAGCATGGCAGTCTGAACTTGAGGCTGTCCAGAAACAACACTCGATGGATTCGGCTGCGTTGGTTTCCGCTATGAACGAAATTCAAAAGCTTAAAGTTCAGCTCAAAAAGGTCTATGAATCTGAATCTATTCAAACGAAGCTTGCTGAATCCGCACATGCTGAGATTCagaatatgaaaattgaattaaccGAAACTCTTTCCTTGGTCGAAAAACTCAAGTCCGAGCTCACTGATTGCCGAGAATCTGAAGCACGCGGTCTCGAACTTGTTAGCGAAACCCGAATGCAATTCGAAGTAGCAAATAAAACGATCGAAAAGCTACGTTCTGATGCAACCAAAGAAACCGAAGCTTACAACATGTTACTATTGGAGTTGGAACAATCAAAAGGTAGAGTTAAGTCATTAGAAGGACTTGTTAGTAAGCTACAAGTAGAACTGGTTGGTAATGGCTGCATTAAGGATCCCGAACAACAGAATGAAGAAAATGAGGAGATAAAACGGGTTAAAACCGAGCTTAATTTCGCGAAACTTGAAATCAGTCAATTGAGATCGGCATTGGATGAAGCTGAAGTTAGGTACCAAGAAGAATATATCAAAAGCACATTGCAAATTAGGAGCGCTTATGAACAAGTGGAATGCATAAAATCAGGGTCGTCCCAAAAGGAAGCCAAACTCGAGGCTGAATTAACGAGAACGAAAGCCAATGTTGAAGAATTAAGATCACAAAATGAGGGTCTTCGAGAATCTGAACTTGCAGCGGAGTTGAAGAAGTTAGAGTTTgatttgaaagaattgaaagataACTTGACCGTCAAGGAAACCGAACTGAACACCATAACTGGGCAGAACAAAATGCTCAAAAGGGAAATCGAGAGCAAAACGAAGAGTGATGAACCAGTTGTTGTGTTGTTAGAAGCATCAAAGGCTGCAGAGCGAGCAGCATTGATGAAAGTCGGATATTTAACGGAAGAAACCGATAAGAGTAACCGAAGAGCAGCTCGGTTGACTGAAGAGCTCGAATCAGCACAAGCAGCAAACACAGAAATGGAAGCCGAGTTGAAGAGACTTAAAGTACAAGCAAATCAATGGAGAAAAGCAGCCGAAGCAGCTACTGCTATGTTGTCTAACAATGGGAAATATTCAGACAAGACAATACCTTTTGATATAACTATCGGATCACCGAAGTGGGAAAACATCGATGACGATGATAATGACGATTCTTCGAAAAAGAAGAACAATATGTTGAGAAAGATTGGTGTGTTATGGAAGAAAGGTCAAAAATAA
- the LOC107905279 gene encoding interactor of constitutive active ROPs 2, chloroplastic isoform X3, whose product MQTPKARTSSVVVPQKKSPMTPQTARQLKIPGANLGSVSSPNTASKASKDQSPKVTERKALKSSVSEKNGLSRVAELEAQLDQLQGELKKTKDQLTASESWKRLALQEAEEAKKEVSIMSAKLEESERQLMEISASEDDRVEELRKISKDRDRAWQSELEAVQKQHSMDSAALVSAMNEIQKLKVQLKKVYESESIQTKLAESAHAEIQNMKIELTETLSLVEKLKSELTDCRESEARGLELVSETRMQFEVANKTIEKLRSDATKETEAYNMLLLELEQSKGRVKSLEGLVSKLQVELVGNGCIKDPEQQNEENEEIKRVKTELNFAKLEISQLRSALDEAEVRYQEEYIKSTLQIRSAYEQVECIKSGSSQKEAKLEAELTRTKANVEELRSQNEGLRESELAAELKKLEFDLKELKDNLTVKETELNTITGQNKMLKREIESKTKSDEPVVVLLEASKAAERAALMKVGYLTEETDKSNRRAARLTEELESAQAANTEMEAELKRLKVQANQWRKAAEAATAMLSNNGKYSDKTIPFDITIGSPKWENIDDDDNDDSSKKKNNMLRKIGVLWKKGQK is encoded by the exons ATGCAAACGCCGAAAGCAAG AACAAGCTCGGTGGTAGTGCCTCAGAAAAAATCTCCTATGACACCACAGACTGCTCGACAGTTGAAGATACCCGGAGCCAATTTGGGTTCTGTTTCGTCACCAAATACGGCAAGTAAGGCATCAAAAGACCAAAGTCCTAAGGTTACCGAGCGTAAAGCATTGAAAAGTTCGGTGTCTGAG AAGAATGGACTGAGCCGAGTGGCGGAACTTGAAGCACAGCTCGATCAACTCCAAGGTGAGTTGAAGAAGACGAAGGATCAACTAACTGCATCTGAGTCATGGAAGAGGTTGGCCTTACAGGAGGCTGAGGAGGCGAAGAAAGAGGTATCGATAATGTCAGCTAAGCTCGAAGAATCTGAACGACAATTGATGGAAATTTCTGCTTCTGAGGATGACCGAGTGGAAGAACTCCGTAAAATATCGAAAGATCGAGATAGAGCATGGCAGTCTGAACTTGAGGCTGTCCAGAAACAACACTCGATGGATTCGGCTGCGTTGGTTTCCGCTATGAACGAAATTCAAAAGCTTAAAGTTCAGCTCAAAAAGGTCTATGAATCTGAATCTATTCAAACGAAGCTTGCTGAATCCGCACATGCTGAGATTCagaatatgaaaattgaattaaccGAAACTCTTTCCTTGGTCGAAAAACTCAAGTCCGAGCTCACTGATTGCCGAGAATCTGAAGCACGCGGTCTCGAACTTGTTAGCGAAACCCGAATGCAATTCGAAGTAGCAAATAAAACGATCGAAAAGCTACGTTCTGATGCAACCAAAGAAACCGAAGCTTACAACATGTTACTATTGGAGTTGGAACAATCAAAAGGTAGAGTTAAGTCATTAGAAGGACTTGTTAGTAAGCTACAAGTAGAACTGGTTGGTAATGGCTGCATTAAGGATCCCGAACAACAGAATGAAGAAAATGAGGAGATAAAACGGGTTAAAACCGAGCTTAATTTCGCGAAACTTGAAATCAGTCAATTGAGATCGGCATTGGATGAAGCTGAAGTTAGGTACCAAGAAGAATATATCAAAAGCACATTGCAAATTAGGAGCGCTTATGAACAAGTGGAATGCATAAAATCAGGGTCGTCCCAAAAGGAAGCCAAACTCGAGGCTGAATTAACGAGAACGAAAGCCAATGTTGAAGAATTAAGATCACAAAATGAGGGTCTTCGAGAATCTGAACTTGCAGCGGAGTTGAAGAAGTTAGAGTTTgatttgaaagaattgaaagataACTTGACCGTCAAGGAAACCGAACTGAACACCATAACTGGGCAGAACAAAATGCTCAAAAGGGAAATCGAGAGCAAAACGAAGAGTGATGAACCAGTTGTTGTGTTGTTAGAAGCATCAAAGGCTGCAGAGCGAGCAGCATTGATGAAAGTCGGATATTTAACGGAAGAAACCGATAAGAGTAACCGAAGAGCAGCTCGGTTGACTGAAGAGCTCGAATCAGCACAAGCAGCAAACACAGAAATGGAAGCCGAGTTGAAGAGACTTAAAGTACAAGCAAATCAATGGAGAAAAGCAGCCGAAGCAGCTACTGCTATGTTGTCTAACAATGGGAAATATTCAGACAAGACAATACCTTTTGATATAACTATCGGATCACCGAAGTGGGAAAACATCGATGACGATGATAATGACGATTCTTCGAAAAAGAAGAACAATATGTTGAGAAAGATTGGTGTGTTATGGAAGAAAGGTCAAAAATAA
- the LOC107905279 gene encoding interactor of constitutive active ROPs 2, chloroplastic isoform X1 produces the protein MQTPKASRTSSVVVPQKKSPMTPQTARQLKIPGANLGSVSSPNTASKASKDQSPKVTERKALKSSVSEKNGLSRVAELEAQLDQLQGELKKTKDQLTASESWKRLALQEAEEAKKEVSIMSAKLEESERQLMEISASEDDRVEELRKISKDRDRAWQSELEAVQKQHSMDSAALVSAMNEIQKLKVQLKKVYESESIQTKLAESAHAEIQNMKIELTETLSLVEKLKSELTDCRESEARGLELVSETRMQFEVANKTIEKLRSDATKETEAYNMLLLELEQSKGRVKSLEGLVSKLQVELVGNGCIKDPEQQNEENEEIKRVKTELNFAKLEISQLRSALDEAEVRYQEEYIKSTLQIRSAYEQVECIKSGSSQKEAKLEAELTRTKANVEELRSQNEGLRESELAAELKKLEFDLKELKDNLTVKETELNTITGQNKMLKREIESKTKSDEPVVVLLEASKAAERAALMKVGYLTEETDKSNRRAARLTEELESAQAANTEMEAELKRLKVQANQWRKAAEAATAMLSNNGKYSDKTIPFDITIGSPKWENIDDDDNDDSSKKKNNMLRKIGVLWKKGQK, from the exons ATGCAAACGCCGAAAGCAAG TAGAACAAGCTCGGTGGTAGTGCCTCAGAAAAAATCTCCTATGACACCACAGACTGCTCGACAGTTGAAGATACCCGGAGCCAATTTGGGTTCTGTTTCGTCACCAAATACGGCAAGTAAGGCATCAAAAGACCAAAGTCCTAAGGTTACCGAGCGTAAAGCATTGAAAAGTTCGGTGTCTGAG AAGAATGGACTGAGCCGAGTGGCGGAACTTGAAGCACAGCTCGATCAACTCCAAGGTGAGTTGAAGAAGACGAAGGATCAACTAACTGCATCTGAGTCATGGAAGAGGTTGGCCTTACAGGAGGCTGAGGAGGCGAAGAAAGAGGTATCGATAATGTCAGCTAAGCTCGAAGAATCTGAACGACAATTGATGGAAATTTCTGCTTCTGAGGATGACCGAGTGGAAGAACTCCGTAAAATATCGAAAGATCGAGATAGAGCATGGCAGTCTGAACTTGAGGCTGTCCAGAAACAACACTCGATGGATTCGGCTGCGTTGGTTTCCGCTATGAACGAAATTCAAAAGCTTAAAGTTCAGCTCAAAAAGGTCTATGAATCTGAATCTATTCAAACGAAGCTTGCTGAATCCGCACATGCTGAGATTCagaatatgaaaattgaattaaccGAAACTCTTTCCTTGGTCGAAAAACTCAAGTCCGAGCTCACTGATTGCCGAGAATCTGAAGCACGCGGTCTCGAACTTGTTAGCGAAACCCGAATGCAATTCGAAGTAGCAAATAAAACGATCGAAAAGCTACGTTCTGATGCAACCAAAGAAACCGAAGCTTACAACATGTTACTATTGGAGTTGGAACAATCAAAAGGTAGAGTTAAGTCATTAGAAGGACTTGTTAGTAAGCTACAAGTAGAACTGGTTGGTAATGGCTGCATTAAGGATCCCGAACAACAGAATGAAGAAAATGAGGAGATAAAACGGGTTAAAACCGAGCTTAATTTCGCGAAACTTGAAATCAGTCAATTGAGATCGGCATTGGATGAAGCTGAAGTTAGGTACCAAGAAGAATATATCAAAAGCACATTGCAAATTAGGAGCGCTTATGAACAAGTGGAATGCATAAAATCAGGGTCGTCCCAAAAGGAAGCCAAACTCGAGGCTGAATTAACGAGAACGAAAGCCAATGTTGAAGAATTAAGATCACAAAATGAGGGTCTTCGAGAATCTGAACTTGCAGCGGAGTTGAAGAAGTTAGAGTTTgatttgaaagaattgaaagataACTTGACCGTCAAGGAAACCGAACTGAACACCATAACTGGGCAGAACAAAATGCTCAAAAGGGAAATCGAGAGCAAAACGAAGAGTGATGAACCAGTTGTTGTGTTGTTAGAAGCATCAAAGGCTGCAGAGCGAGCAGCATTGATGAAAGTCGGATATTTAACGGAAGAAACCGATAAGAGTAACCGAAGAGCAGCTCGGTTGACTGAAGAGCTCGAATCAGCACAAGCAGCAAACACAGAAATGGAAGCCGAGTTGAAGAGACTTAAAGTACAAGCAAATCAATGGAGAAAAGCAGCCGAAGCAGCTACTGCTATGTTGTCTAACAATGGGAAATATTCAGACAAGACAATACCTTTTGATATAACTATCGGATCACCGAAGTGGGAAAACATCGATGACGATGATAATGACGATTCTTCGAAAAAGAAGAACAATATGTTGAGAAAGATTGGTGTGTTATGGAAGAAAGGTCAAAAATAA
- the LOC107905279 gene encoding interactor of constitutive active ROPs 2, chloroplastic isoform X4 yields MQTPKARTSSVVVPQKKSPMTPQTARQLKIPGANLGSVSSPNTASKASKDQSPKVTERKALKSSVSENGLSRVAELEAQLDQLQGELKKTKDQLTASESWKRLALQEAEEAKKEVSIMSAKLEESERQLMEISASEDDRVEELRKISKDRDRAWQSELEAVQKQHSMDSAALVSAMNEIQKLKVQLKKVYESESIQTKLAESAHAEIQNMKIELTETLSLVEKLKSELTDCRESEARGLELVSETRMQFEVANKTIEKLRSDATKETEAYNMLLLELEQSKGRVKSLEGLVSKLQVELVGNGCIKDPEQQNEENEEIKRVKTELNFAKLEISQLRSALDEAEVRYQEEYIKSTLQIRSAYEQVECIKSGSSQKEAKLEAELTRTKANVEELRSQNEGLRESELAAELKKLEFDLKELKDNLTVKETELNTITGQNKMLKREIESKTKSDEPVVVLLEASKAAERAALMKVGYLTEETDKSNRRAARLTEELESAQAANTEMEAELKRLKVQANQWRKAAEAATAMLSNNGKYSDKTIPFDITIGSPKWENIDDDDNDDSSKKKNNMLRKIGVLWKKGQK; encoded by the exons ATGCAAACGCCGAAAGCAAG AACAAGCTCGGTGGTAGTGCCTCAGAAAAAATCTCCTATGACACCACAGACTGCTCGACAGTTGAAGATACCCGGAGCCAATTTGGGTTCTGTTTCGTCACCAAATACGGCAAGTAAGGCATCAAAAGACCAAAGTCCTAAGGTTACCGAGCGTAAAGCATTGAAAAGTTCGGTGTCTGAG AATGGACTGAGCCGAGTGGCGGAACTTGAAGCACAGCTCGATCAACTCCAAGGTGAGTTGAAGAAGACGAAGGATCAACTAACTGCATCTGAGTCATGGAAGAGGTTGGCCTTACAGGAGGCTGAGGAGGCGAAGAAAGAGGTATCGATAATGTCAGCTAAGCTCGAAGAATCTGAACGACAATTGATGGAAATTTCTGCTTCTGAGGATGACCGAGTGGAAGAACTCCGTAAAATATCGAAAGATCGAGATAGAGCATGGCAGTCTGAACTTGAGGCTGTCCAGAAACAACACTCGATGGATTCGGCTGCGTTGGTTTCCGCTATGAACGAAATTCAAAAGCTTAAAGTTCAGCTCAAAAAGGTCTATGAATCTGAATCTATTCAAACGAAGCTTGCTGAATCCGCACATGCTGAGATTCagaatatgaaaattgaattaaccGAAACTCTTTCCTTGGTCGAAAAACTCAAGTCCGAGCTCACTGATTGCCGAGAATCTGAAGCACGCGGTCTCGAACTTGTTAGCGAAACCCGAATGCAATTCGAAGTAGCAAATAAAACGATCGAAAAGCTACGTTCTGATGCAACCAAAGAAACCGAAGCTTACAACATGTTACTATTGGAGTTGGAACAATCAAAAGGTAGAGTTAAGTCATTAGAAGGACTTGTTAGTAAGCTACAAGTAGAACTGGTTGGTAATGGCTGCATTAAGGATCCCGAACAACAGAATGAAGAAAATGAGGAGATAAAACGGGTTAAAACCGAGCTTAATTTCGCGAAACTTGAAATCAGTCAATTGAGATCGGCATTGGATGAAGCTGAAGTTAGGTACCAAGAAGAATATATCAAAAGCACATTGCAAATTAGGAGCGCTTATGAACAAGTGGAATGCATAAAATCAGGGTCGTCCCAAAAGGAAGCCAAACTCGAGGCTGAATTAACGAGAACGAAAGCCAATGTTGAAGAATTAAGATCACAAAATGAGGGTCTTCGAGAATCTGAACTTGCAGCGGAGTTGAAGAAGTTAGAGTTTgatttgaaagaattgaaagataACTTGACCGTCAAGGAAACCGAACTGAACACCATAACTGGGCAGAACAAAATGCTCAAAAGGGAAATCGAGAGCAAAACGAAGAGTGATGAACCAGTTGTTGTGTTGTTAGAAGCATCAAAGGCTGCAGAGCGAGCAGCATTGATGAAAGTCGGATATTTAACGGAAGAAACCGATAAGAGTAACCGAAGAGCAGCTCGGTTGACTGAAGAGCTCGAATCAGCACAAGCAGCAAACACAGAAATGGAAGCCGAGTTGAAGAGACTTAAAGTACAAGCAAATCAATGGAGAAAAGCAGCCGAAGCAGCTACTGCTATGTTGTCTAACAATGGGAAATATTCAGACAAGACAATACCTTTTGATATAACTATCGGATCACCGAAGTGGGAAAACATCGATGACGATGATAATGACGATTCTTCGAAAAAGAAGAACAATATGTTGAGAAAGATTGGTGTGTTATGGAAGAAAGGTCAAAAATAA
- the LOC121230463 gene encoding 40S ribosomal protein S23 — MGKTRGMGAGRKLRTHRRRQRWADKSYKKSNLGNEWKKPFAGSSHAKGIVLEKIGIEAKQPNSAIRKCARVQLIKNGKKIAAFVPNDGCLNYIEENDEVLIAGFGRKGHAVGDIPGVRFKVVKVSGVSLLALFKEKKEKPRS; from the exons ATGGG GAAGACACGAGGTATGGGAGCTGGACGTAAGCTGAGGACCCACCGAAGGAGGCAAAGGTGGGCCGATAAGTCATACAAAAAATCCAACCTTGGTAATGAATGGAAGAAGCCATTTGCTGGTTCTTCCCATGCCAAAGGCATTGTCCTTGAAAAGAT AGGTATTGAAGCTAAGCAACCTAACTCTGCTATCCGAAAGTGTGCTCGAGTTCAATTGATCAAGAATGGAAAAAAGATTGCCGCGTTCGTTCCAAACGACGGTTGTTTAAACTACATCGAAGAAAAT GATGAGGTGTTGATTGCTGGATTTGGACGAAAGGGTCATGCCGTCGGTGATATTCCCGGTGTTAGATTCAAGGTTGTGAAGGTGTCTGGTGTTTCATTATTGGCACTTTTCAAAGAGAAGAAGGAGAAGCCTAGATCCTAA